One stretch of Leptospira mtsangambouensis DNA includes these proteins:
- a CDS encoding methyl-accepting chemotaxis protein, whose protein sequence is MKFNSLKIVIITLSVSVIMVLTVGVSSFAYFIGKEYIVNAYIGEMKNIARLSGKHIQNFFDEQFLLAELTASNPEFAERCIKKDRKYLDLLLANISHKFGFYENVFLSTAEENPMVFSDATGKAIGFRWGNTGFDANIKAVLEGKPLLSKVNRSPVTQEPVAVLTMPVFQGKQVVAIFAFAISLNHLTDEVVKDVKIGKEGFIAITDKEGQVIGHPDKSLILKLDLQKLDWGKKLLSLKSDEHMEYFFGKEKIATVIDVGQYNIRLATIASKGEILTVVHDMLLKIGVFAFLILALSVFALYRLITQRLKPIAGLRDLFKKMSAGDLSQSLAIIHDDEIGELSGDTNLFLQSLRKSVSEIQFISQELASSAGQLSSSSDSFSGGAQATAASTEQMSATVEEMSASMENITGSIDIQHHNISQFQIKIQELADSVKRVADEINLTLGRMKSISNQAKEGEESLTGMNDMISNILKSSDEMKAIIAIINEISDQTQLLALNAAIEAARAGDAGRGFAVVAEEISKLSIRTASSIKSISEMIGKNSKELDGGAKSIQSSTSLIQEIIRNINGVSEAMDSLYTVMGSQSEINQSVLENSIVVKGESDQIKVAADEQRGAVREITDVITQINEHTVNTAAGAEEMSSSARNLSNTADKLKGICDQFQL, encoded by the coding sequence ATGAAATTCAATAGCCTAAAGATCGTAATCATCACCCTGAGTGTTTCTGTCATTATGGTTTTAACCGTAGGGGTCTCGTCGTTTGCGTACTTCATAGGCAAAGAATACATTGTCAATGCCTATATCGGCGAAATGAAAAACATCGCAAGGCTCTCCGGCAAACACATTCAGAATTTTTTTGACGAACAATTTCTTTTAGCTGAACTAACTGCCTCTAATCCAGAATTTGCAGAACGTTGTATTAAAAAAGATCGAAAGTACCTAGATCTTCTCCTAGCCAATATCAGTCATAAATTTGGATTTTACGAAAATGTTTTTTTGTCCACAGCGGAAGAGAACCCAATGGTTTTTTCTGATGCCACTGGCAAGGCCATTGGATTTCGATGGGGCAACACAGGTTTTGATGCCAATATCAAAGCTGTTCTCGAGGGAAAACCTCTTTTGAGTAAAGTAAATCGTTCCCCCGTTACCCAAGAGCCAGTAGCCGTATTGACCATGCCTGTGTTCCAAGGAAAACAAGTGGTGGCAATCTTTGCCTTTGCAATTTCTCTCAACCATCTCACTGATGAAGTCGTAAAGGATGTGAAAATTGGGAAAGAAGGTTTTATTGCAATTACGGATAAAGAAGGACAAGTCATCGGACATCCTGATAAGTCGTTAATCTTAAAGTTGGATCTCCAAAAATTAGATTGGGGAAAAAAATTACTCTCTCTCAAATCCGATGAACATATGGAATATTTTTTCGGCAAAGAAAAAATTGCGACAGTGATTGATGTAGGCCAATACAACATAAGACTGGCTACCATTGCGTCCAAAGGTGAAATCCTTACCGTTGTTCATGATATGTTATTGAAGATAGGTGTCTTTGCCTTTCTTATTTTGGCTCTTTCTGTTTTTGCTTTGTATCGATTGATCACCCAAAGACTGAAACCCATTGCAGGACTTAGAGATCTTTTCAAAAAAATGTCTGCAGGTGACCTAAGCCAATCACTAGCCATCATCCACGATGATGAAATTGGAGAACTCAGTGGTGATACCAATCTCTTTTTACAGAGTCTTCGTAAAAGTGTATCAGAGATTCAATTTATATCGCAGGAGCTTGCTTCCAGCGCAGGACAACTTTCCTCTAGTTCTGATAGTTTTTCCGGAGGTGCACAAGCAACGGCAGCTTCCACCGAACAGATGTCAGCTACAGTAGAAGAAATGTCTGCGAGTATGGAAAACATTACTGGTTCAATTGATATCCAACATCATAACATTTCTCAATTCCAAATAAAAATCCAAGAACTTGCAGATAGTGTCAAACGTGTTGCAGATGAAATCAATTTGACTTTGGGTCGAATGAAATCCATATCCAACCAGGCAAAAGAAGGCGAAGAGTCGCTCACTGGTATGAATGATATGATTAGCAATATTTTAAAATCATCAGACGAGATGAAGGCCATCATTGCCATTATCAACGAAATTTCAGACCAAACACAACTATTGGCACTCAATGCTGCCATTGAAGCGGCTCGGGCCGGAGATGCAGGGAGAGGATTTGCTGTGGTGGCGGAAGAGATTTCCAAACTTTCCATTCGGACCGCCTCTTCTATCAAATCGATTTCAGAAATGATCGGCAAAAACTCAAAGGAGTTGGATGGAGGGGCTAAAAGCATCCAGTCTTCCACTTCTCTCATCCAAGAGATCATCCGAAACATCAATGGAGTTTCCGAAGCTATGGATTCACTCTATACGGTTATGGGCTCTCAATCAGAAATCAACCAATCAGTTTTGGAAAACTCAATTGTTGTGAAAGGGGAATCGGACCAAATCAAAGTGGCGGCAGATGAACAAAGAGGGGCCGTCAGAGAAATTACCGATGTCATCACCCAAATCAACGAACATACCGTCAACACGGCTGCAGGGGCGGAAGAAATGTCTTCTTCAGCGAGAAATCTTTCCAATACGGCTGACAAATTGAAAGGGATTTGCGACCAGTTTCAATTGTAG
- a CDS encoding DUF3052 family protein, producing MTAGYSGKPLVEKLGIKENMILHFINLPSKDFTKTWGSFPKQIQILDKPKSGMDMIHFFTTTSKEYNEKLPKLIKFLKPNGMIWISWPKKTSKIPSDMNENLIRDFAFELGLVDIKVCAVDETWSGLKLVIRKENR from the coding sequence ATGACTGCAGGGTATTCTGGAAAACCACTAGTTGAAAAGTTAGGGATCAAAGAAAATATGATCCTCCATTTCATCAATCTTCCCTCCAAAGATTTTACCAAAACCTGGGGCAGTTTTCCCAAACAAATCCAGATCCTAGACAAACCAAAATCCGGAATGGATATGATTCATTTTTTCACCACAACATCCAAAGAGTACAATGAAAAGTTACCAAAACTAATCAAATTCCTAAAACCAAATGGAATGATTTGGATTTCTTGGCCGAAAAAAACTTCGAAGATTCCTTCCGATATGAATGAAAATCTAATCCGAGATTTTGCCTTTGAGTTGGGACTTGTGGATATTAAAGTTTGTGCCGTGGATGAAACATGGTCGGGATTAAAATTGGTCATCCGAAAAGAGAATCGATAA
- a CDS encoding methyl-accepting chemotaxis protein, which produces MLSIADLWKQGKIIINRIRFGLVLLFLLAMIGAKDEFQPKMFLIHMVGTCTMGFYCAVAYFLERKSNPPTWFHKSLILLDTLVLGGTIIMDCTLSLKEAQAALANAVVYFIFFFNAIYSGFLGDRKFVLLNSFIGATTSAIALYCAVTIGGIKLSVDPELSRQLGYVGMAGEVMKPIFIMIAGYIVSLLVQLLTKISSLAEIKADEAELLLNQTKERNKISANAAVKLESSITNFSNFVSQTSVKLESQAASLEEITAVISELSSSFESNGSSIEEQNNKVQGMVADTEILKETVDQILVQSERLVEIAEINKKESMSVTEVADQTANHLESIQSSFDQVNEINNIVAEIGEKTNLLALNASIEAARAGDVGKGFAVVANEVSKLAEFTKNNVKRISVVVKSSKEIIANARNASKETGELAKSQIDRLNQTLVEIQDMNRLYVEQRNTLSAILTELGQIRELSKQISESTKEQLLGQKEASKGIVQLEMEVNEISRASKDLEEHIEMIKDESNKLASMSQS; this is translated from the coding sequence GTGTTATCAATTGCAGATCTTTGGAAACAAGGGAAAATCATCATTAACAGAATCAGATTTGGTTTGGTTCTTTTATTCCTTCTCGCTATGATCGGGGCCAAGGACGAGTTCCAACCAAAGATGTTTTTGATCCATATGGTCGGAACATGCACCATGGGATTCTATTGTGCTGTTGCCTATTTTTTAGAAAGAAAATCAAACCCTCCCACTTGGTTTCATAAATCATTGATATTACTTGATACATTAGTCCTTGGTGGCACTATCATTATGGACTGTACTCTTAGTTTAAAAGAAGCACAAGCAGCACTTGCCAATGCAGTGGTGTATTTCATTTTCTTTTTTAATGCTATCTACTCTGGTTTTTTAGGTGATCGAAAATTTGTTTTATTAAACTCATTTATCGGTGCCACTACTTCCGCAATTGCTTTGTACTGCGCTGTAACAATTGGAGGAATCAAACTTTCTGTTGACCCAGAGCTCTCTCGTCAATTGGGTTATGTAGGTATGGCGGGCGAAGTAATGAAGCCAATATTTATTATGATTGCCGGTTATATTGTTAGTTTATTGGTGCAGCTCCTAACAAAGATTAGTTCCCTTGCTGAAATCAAAGCGGATGAAGCGGAACTTCTTTTAAACCAAACCAAAGAAAGAAATAAAATTTCAGCAAATGCAGCAGTCAAACTCGAAAGTTCTATCACCAACTTCAGTAACTTTGTTTCGCAAACATCTGTGAAATTAGAATCGCAGGCCGCTTCCTTAGAAGAAATCACTGCTGTTATTTCCGAACTCTCCAGTTCATTCGAATCAAATGGATCTTCCATTGAAGAACAAAACAATAAAGTCCAAGGAATGGTAGCAGATACCGAAATTCTAAAAGAAACTGTGGACCAAATTCTTGTTCAAAGTGAACGACTTGTTGAAATTGCAGAGATCAACAAAAAAGAAAGTATGTCTGTGACAGAAGTAGCTGACCAAACGGCAAACCATTTGGAATCCATCCAATCTTCTTTTGACCAGGTTAACGAAATCAACAATATCGTTGCTGAAATTGGAGAAAAAACAAACTTACTAGCGTTAAACGCATCGATTGAAGCGGCAAGGGCTGGAGATGTTGGAAAAGGATTTGCCGTTGTGGCAAATGAAGTTAGTAAACTGGCTGAGTTTACGAAAAACAACGTAAAACGAATTTCCGTCGTAGTTAAAAGTTCCAAAGAAATCATTGCCAATGCTAGAAATGCATCCAAAGAAACTGGTGAGTTGGCAAAATCACAAATTGATCGTTTGAACCAAACTTTGGTTGAAATCCAAGACATGAACCGCTTGTATGTAGAGCAAAGAAATACTCTCTCTGCCATTCTAACAGAACTGGGACAAATTCGTGAACTATCCAAACAAATTTCTGAATCCACCAAAGAACAGTTACTCGGTCAAAAAGAAGCATCCAAAGGAATTGTCCAACTAGAAATGGAGGTCAACGAAATTAGCCGTGCCTCCAAAGACCTTGAAGAACATATCGAAATGATTAAAGATGAATCCAATAAATTGGCATCTATGAGCCAAAGTTAG
- a CDS encoding alpha/beta hydrolase, whose amino-acid sequence METNSTIVRTLNRSYPFSMDEKWAFARRKPAFLGYVAAGYFLSTQKQKPSRKEMDVLSLAEQKEFREKEHRIQYFHWKGEKETVLLVHGWNGHTGNFARIVPALIEEGYNVIGIDLPGHGFSSGRYSNIVLSAKMVRRLVEEIGNPDYIITHSFGGAVATVAQELGVSANKLIYIAPPLRLEILRKSFSTYYQLTEDESESMRIILERKVKQPLSSLDLGKAGPKFDNSLLVIHDEDDLEIPFAMGLAVSKAWKNSKLVQTKGLGHKMILRTESVKDEIIGFLKEG is encoded by the coding sequence ATGGAAACAAATAGCACGATCGTTCGTACTTTAAATAGGTCTTACCCATTCAGCATGGACGAAAAATGGGCTTTTGCGAGAAGGAAGCCCGCATTCTTGGGTTATGTGGCCGCTGGGTATTTTTTATCCACACAAAAACAAAAACCTTCCAGAAAGGAAATGGATGTGTTATCTCTAGCAGAACAAAAAGAATTTCGAGAAAAAGAACATCGCATCCAATACTTTCACTGGAAGGGAGAGAAAGAAACCGTACTTCTTGTCCATGGTTGGAATGGACATACGGGAAATTTTGCAAGAATTGTTCCTGCCCTTATTGAAGAAGGTTATAATGTCATTGGAATTGATTTGCCTGGACACGGCTTTTCTTCAGGTCGATATTCTAATATTGTTTTATCTGCAAAGATGGTACGTAGACTCGTAGAAGAAATTGGAAATCCAGATTATATCATTACACATTCATTTGGTGGAGCTGTCGCAACCGTAGCACAAGAATTAGGTGTAAGTGCCAATAAATTGATTTACATTGCTCCACCCTTACGATTGGAAATTCTTAGAAAAAGTTTTAGTACATACTATCAATTGACTGAAGATGAAAGTGAATCCATGCGAATTATTTTAGAACGAAAGGTGAAACAACCTCTCAGTAGTTTGGATTTAGGAAAAGCAGGACCAAAATTTGATAATTCCCTTCTTGTGATTCATGATGAAGATGATTTGGAAATTCCTTTTGCTATGGGGCTTGCGGTTTCAAAGGCATGGAAAAATTCTAAGTTAGTCCAAACAAAAGGGCTTGGTCACAAAATGATTTTGCGTACCGAGAGTGTAAAAGATGAAATCATTGGTTTTTTAAAAGAAGGATGA
- a CDS encoding TetR/AcrR family transcriptional regulator — protein sequence MGKGEDTKSMILDKAVQMASIQGLEGLTIGSLADELGMSKSGLFGKFASKENLQIEVLRVGSELFRRNVVYPALKTKPGLTRLKTAFQMWLSWANTDSLPGGCLFLSSSSEFDDRPGVVRDHLKKTQLSWQKTLKQFVQDAKDTLELDANTNVDKMVQEIWGLILGFHFYNRLLEDKNAEKRTKQSFNELIKRHQYDI from the coding sequence ATGGGCAAGGGAGAGGACACAAAATCAATGATTTTGGACAAAGCAGTCCAAATGGCAAGCATCCAAGGATTGGAAGGACTTACCATAGGATCTCTTGCCGATGAATTGGGAATGTCCAAAAGTGGACTATTTGGTAAATTTGCTTCCAAAGAAAATCTCCAAATCGAAGTCCTAAGGGTTGGAAGCGAACTATTCCGAAGGAATGTTGTGTATCCTGCACTGAAAACCAAACCCGGGTTAACCAGACTAAAAACAGCGTTTCAGATGTGGTTGTCGTGGGCAAATACGGATAGCCTACCCGGAGGATGTTTGTTTTTGTCATCTAGTTCGGAATTTGACGATAGGCCCGGTGTGGTAAGAGATCATTTGAAAAAAACACAACTCAGTTGGCAAAAGACTTTAAAACAATTTGTACAAGATGCAAAAGACACTTTAGAGTTAGATGCGAATACAAATGTAGACAAAATGGTGCAAGAGATCTGGGGACTGATCTTAGGTTTTCATTTTTATAACCGGCTTTTGGAAGACAAAAACGCTGAAAAAAGAACCAAACAAAGTTTTAACGAATTAATCAAACGACACCAATACGATATTTGA
- a CDS encoding DUF1579 domain-containing protein, which yields MTTNKFEDSLKDGPHHQLQRLLGHWQGNTKTWFEKDVLADESAAEVTITSVFGGRFISLDYRSSLEGKPFEGKMIIGFDIPYKRYTSSWIDSFHMGTQIMLSSGESKGNGFSVLGSYGNPEYGEALWGWRTEIQVLNEKEFSLTAFNISPDGEESKATETFYKKVG from the coding sequence ATGACGACAAATAAATTTGAAGATTCTCTAAAAGATGGACCTCATCATCAACTACAACGGCTCCTTGGCCACTGGCAAGGAAACACAAAAACCTGGTTTGAAAAAGATGTTTTAGCAGATGAATCAGCGGCAGAAGTCACCATCACTAGTGTGTTTGGTGGTCGTTTCATTTCTCTGGATTACCGCAGTAGCCTGGAAGGAAAACCCTTCGAAGGAAAGATGATCATTGGATTTGATATTCCTTACAAAAGATACACAAGCTCTTGGATTGATAGTTTTCATATGGGAACTCAAATCATGTTATCGAGTGGAGAATCAAAAGGAAACGGATTTTCTGTCTTAGGTTCTTATGGCAATCCTGAGTATGGAGAAGCTCTTTGGGGTTGGAGAACCGAAATTCAGGTCCTCAATGAAAAAGAATTTTCTCTAACGGCTTTTAATATTTCACCCGATGGCGAAGAATCAAAGGCGACAGAGACATTTTATAAGAAAGTGGGGTAA
- a CDS encoding dihydrofolate reductase family protein — MRKLIMWNVITLDGYFEGEKNWDLSFHGLVWGKELEEFSLIQLRSADILVFGATTYQGMADYWTNAPEDEGEVAKFMNELPKLACSTTLGNAKWKNTTITKDAVSEVSKLKKEGSGDMFVFGSGILSASLMKAGLFDEYRICIAPTFLGKGRRLFLEGIPNKELKLIETKPLSTGGVILTYIP, encoded by the coding sequence ATGAGAAAACTAATTATGTGGAATGTGATCACATTAGATGGCTACTTCGAAGGAGAAAAGAACTGGGACTTAAGTTTTCATGGACTTGTTTGGGGAAAAGAACTCGAAGAGTTTAGCCTAATCCAACTTCGGTCAGCCGACATACTTGTGTTTGGTGCCACAACCTACCAAGGTATGGCCGATTATTGGACGAACGCTCCAGAAGATGAGGGAGAAGTTGCAAAATTCATGAACGAACTCCCGAAACTTGCCTGCTCCACAACTCTTGGAAACGCCAAATGGAAAAATACCACTATCACCAAAGATGCGGTGAGCGAAGTTTCTAAACTGAAAAAGGAAGGGAGTGGGGATATGTTTGTATTTGGAAGCGGGATCCTTTCTGCATCACTGATGAAAGCAGGTTTATTTGATGAATACCGTATCTGCATTGCACCTACATTTTTAGGAAAAGGAAGGCGACTTTTTCTAGAAGGAATTCCAAACAAAGAATTGAAACTCATCGAAACAAAACCACTTTCGACTGGTGGTGTCATTCTCACCTATATACCATAA
- a CDS encoding DUF1554 domain-containing protein, translating into MEIQSGYNVKMRFGLLIVIVAFIHCTKPELNNPKDFESDSFRANEALLCLTGQSSDCQTTIPVCTECRFYSTANTYNGNRVGIAGADAICMSDPKKPPLPRLAVYKAFLVDDVNRVACTTSNCSGGISEHVDWILKPNTSYFRAADSTKFAVTDSVGIFNSQLVHVDVNVLTNTLTGLATGGWTTRTNNHCNRWTDGTGTGNAGVAANSVSVFTSTLGDCNAASVILCVEQ; encoded by the coding sequence TTGGAAATACAATCAGGATACAATGTAAAGATGCGTTTTGGCCTTCTCATTGTAATTGTTGCTTTCATCCATTGTACTAAACCAGAACTCAATAATCCAAAAGATTTTGAATCCGATTCTTTCCGCGCAAACGAAGCACTCCTTTGTCTCACGGGGCAAAGTTCTGATTGCCAAACAACGATTCCCGTTTGTACTGAATGTAGGTTTTATTCTACAGCCAATACCTATAATGGAAATAGAGTTGGGATCGCTGGAGCTGATGCGATTTGTATGAGTGATCCTAAAAAACCACCATTGCCAAGGCTTGCGGTCTACAAAGCGTTTCTGGTAGATGATGTGAATCGGGTTGCCTGCACGACTTCGAATTGTAGTGGTGGAATTTCCGAACATGTGGATTGGATTTTAAAGCCGAATACATCCTATTTTAGAGCGGCAGATTCAACAAAGTTTGCAGTTACCGATAGTGTCGGAATTTTCAATTCACAGCTGGTGCATGTGGATGTGAACGTACTCACGAATACCTTAACGGGCCTTGCAACAGGTGGTTGGACAACTCGTACAAATAACCATTGCAATCGTTGGACAGATGGAACAGGAACTGGTAATGCAGGTGTTGCGGCAAATAGCGTTTCAGTCTTCACTTCTACATTAGGAGATTGTAATGCTGCATCCGTTATCTTATGTGTGGAGCAGTAA
- a CDS encoding SDR family NAD(P)-dependent oxidoreductase, whose protein sequence is MKIAIITGGSNGIGKATALELGKRGISVILTYNSYRDRAEEVVKEIEKNKGVRAIALKLDLTKKETFSMFVEEVKNKLTNTWNRSSFDYLVNNGGIGGPMAFTDLTEEYFEQILNTNYKGPIFLTQKLISLMEDGGAIVNTSSSSSTKAFVGYSIYGSLKAALSTWTRYLANELAPRKIRVNAVSPGPTHSNFGDGVFDKYPEYIKPLADQTAFGRIGLPEDIGKVIVNFLSDDFGWVTAQDIEVSGGHLL, encoded by the coding sequence ATGAAAATAGCAATCATCACCGGTGGTAGCAATGGAATTGGGAAAGCAACAGCTCTTGAACTTGGCAAACGAGGAATTAGTGTAATCCTTACTTATAATTCTTATAGGGACCGAGCGGAAGAAGTCGTCAAAGAAATTGAAAAGAACAAGGGAGTTCGAGCCATTGCTTTGAAGTTAGATCTAACTAAGAAGGAAACCTTTTCCATGTTTGTTGAGGAAGTGAAAAACAAACTTACAAACACTTGGAACCGGTCCAGTTTCGATTACCTTGTAAACAACGGTGGGATTGGTGGACCAATGGCATTTACAGATTTAACCGAAGAATACTTTGAACAAATTTTAAATACCAACTACAAAGGCCCTATCTTTTTAACACAAAAGTTAATTAGTCTCATGGAAGATGGAGGTGCGATTGTAAACACTTCGAGTTCCTCTAGCACAAAAGCTTTTGTCGGTTATTCCATTTACGGATCTTTAAAAGCAGCATTGTCTACTTGGACTCGTTACTTAGCAAACGAACTAGCACCTCGCAAAATTCGTGTGAATGCAGTATCACCTGGCCCCACACATAGTAATTTTGGCGATGGAGTATTTGATAAATATCCAGAATACATCAAACCATTGGCCGATCAAACTGCCTTTGGACGCATTGGACTTCCCGAAGACATTGGGAAGGTCATTGTTAATTTTCTTTCCGATGATTTTGGCTGGGTCACTGCCCAAGACATTGAAGTTTCGGGAGGACATTTGTTATAA
- a CDS encoding AraC family transcriptional regulator, with protein sequence MQAILNEIVGLCQGATTEPTKTGLPRVLMIQGEVPTHQLAAVYEPLIGLVVQGGKTISIGTQVVHLEGPSYFVIPTEMPATGYVRQAANGSPYLSVAIQLDQKVLLDLLKDTPDHLETNKNNHEFSACPATLPFLEAWLRMLRLMKTPEHIRALAPVYEREILYHVLIGPEGWRLRQLFHSHQKGSSIHQAIQWVRQNFTDSFEIDQLANRACMGITTFHRQFKSITGLSPIQFQKQLRLLEARKLLTYSGYSVTDAALDVGYESTSQFNREYSRFFGASPARDAKQLKEMET encoded by the coding sequence GTGCAAGCAATACTAAATGAAATTGTGGGACTTTGCCAAGGTGCCACAACAGAACCTACAAAAACAGGGCTTCCGCGTGTGCTCATGATCCAAGGAGAAGTTCCGACACACCAATTGGCGGCCGTCTATGAACCGTTAATTGGTCTTGTTGTCCAAGGTGGAAAAACCATTTCAATTGGTACACAGGTGGTTCATTTGGAAGGACCATCCTATTTTGTCATCCCCACAGAAATGCCTGCAACGGGTTATGTAAGACAAGCCGCCAATGGTTCTCCTTATTTGTCTGTTGCGATTCAACTAGATCAAAAAGTCTTATTGGATTTATTAAAAGATACTCCTGATCACTTAGAGACAAATAAAAATAATCATGAATTTTCTGCCTGTCCTGCTACTCTTCCTTTTTTAGAAGCTTGGTTACGAATGTTACGGTTAATGAAAACACCGGAACATATCAGAGCATTAGCCCCCGTCTACGAAAGAGAAATTTTATACCATGTGTTGATTGGCCCAGAAGGTTGGCGACTCCGGCAATTATTTCATTCTCATCAAAAAGGTTCGAGCATTCACCAAGCCATCCAATGGGTCAGACAAAATTTTACAGATAGTTTTGAAATAGATCAATTGGCAAATCGAGCTTGTATGGGAATCACGACCTTTCATAGACAATTCAAATCCATCACTGGCTTAAGTCCGATTCAATTTCAAAAACAATTACGACTCCTGGAAGCAAGAAAACTTTTAACCTATAGTGGCTATTCTGTGACTGATGCTGCATTAGATGTTGGTTATGAAAGTACATCGCAATTCAATAGGGAATATTCTCGATTTTTTGGAGCATCACCCGCTCGTGATGCAAAACAATTAAAAGAGATGGAGACATAG
- a CDS encoding GyrI-like domain-containing protein — MDSEIVEVDQKIIVGMKLEISLLENQTQTLWQTFMPKLNFISNRLDNNLISMSIYPSDYFHSFNPSNRFMKWAGVEVSEEPTLSDGLEIIKIPKGTYVRFLYHGLPSHAGPFYQSIFQDWFPSSGYSLDQRPHFEVMGDKYKNNDPSSEEMIYIPVMK; from the coding sequence ATGGATTCAGAAATAGTAGAAGTTGACCAAAAAATAATTGTCGGAATGAAATTAGAAATCTCTCTTTTGGAGAATCAAACCCAAACTTTGTGGCAAACATTCATGCCAAAATTAAATTTCATTTCGAATCGATTGGACAATAATTTGATTTCCATGTCGATTTATCCTTCTGATTATTTTCATAGTTTTAATCCATCTAATCGTTTTATGAAATGGGCCGGAGTGGAAGTGAGCGAAGAGCCAACCTTATCCGATGGACTGGAAATCATAAAAATTCCGAAAGGAACTTATGTTCGATTTTTGTATCATGGTTTACCAAGTCATGCCGGACCTTTTTACCAATCAATATTTCAGGATTGGTTTCCAAGCTCGGGATATAGTTTGGACCAACGTCCTCATTTTGAAGTGATGGGAGACAAATATAAAAATAATGATCCGAGTTCAGAAGAGATGATTTATATTCCTGTAATGAAGTAA
- a CDS encoding putative DNA-binding domain-containing protein, whose product MKLEKLQNLYCECILSNRDSPFQSQINACGNLSIAEATSVYKNAYLYRMKEVMADNFEAVNFVLGENLFDLAIEKFIQINNHKSYDLSKYGENFPSFLTEMFPEFPFLKNLAEFEIQFTDCFHTKEHRSYDFSVIKNQYDLENSVFEFGETVILIQNQFSIYSIWKNRKSKLPPDTSKIENQEFLLLYKQNSNIYVLSLEPFEFHFLELLHKGESINISLKKIDSIFQLNPEIISNLFGKISTSGIIKNIFIQKEIKV is encoded by the coding sequence ATGAAACTAGAAAAATTACAAAACCTGTATTGTGAATGTATTTTATCTAATAGAGATTCCCCATTCCAAAGCCAAATTAATGCGTGTGGGAATTTGTCCATTGCGGAGGCTACATCTGTTTATAAGAATGCCTATTTATACCGAATGAAGGAAGTCATGGCTGACAATTTTGAAGCCGTCAATTTTGTATTAGGTGAAAATTTATTTGATTTAGCTATTGAAAAATTTATACAAATAAACAACCATAAGTCCTATGATTTATCCAAATACGGAGAAAATTTTCCCTCCTTTTTGACGGAAATGTTTCCTGAATTCCCTTTTTTAAAAAATTTAGCTGAATTTGAAATCCAATTTACTGATTGTTTTCACACGAAAGAACATCGGAGTTATGATTTCAGTGTTATTAAAAATCAATATGATTTGGAAAATTCAGTCTTCGAGTTTGGAGAAACAGTAATACTCATTCAAAATCAATTTTCAATTTATTCAATTTGGAAAAATAGAAAATCAAAACTACCGCCAGATACTTCCAAAATCGAAAACCAAGAATTTCTACTTTTATACAAACAAAATTCGAATATTTATGTTCTTTCACTAGAACCTTTTGAATTCCATTTTTTGGAATTACTACATAAAGGTGAAAGTATCAACATTTCATTGAAAAAAATAGATTCAATTTTCCAATTAAATCCTGAAATCATATCCAATCTTTTTGGAAAAATATCAACTTCAGGAATCATTAAAAACATTTTTATACAAAAAGAAATAAAAGTTTAA